AGTCAGCCATTAGTCCATTACTCCATAAACGGGTATCATTACTATATATAAGTCTGATTATGACTTGATGCTGATGAACTTTCACAAAACACAAtcgccatgcatgcatgcaaaAAAACGCCATCCACAAGAGGCCACCACAATACTCGCACCTTAAATCTCGGTACGCCCCATAGTGAGGTCAATATCCTCAATCTTGATCATCTTGGTGCGGAACACAACCTTGTGACCAAGGTACAAGACAATGAAGAGCAGGATACTGACGTAATTGACAAAAAAGTCGCTCGTGTTCCACTTGATGAAGACGGTGAATCCACTGGTCAAGAGGATCAAAATGTTGAAGAACAGACCGAACCAGGACAAATAAGGCTGGAATGGAGCAACATAGGGTAGCGACGAGCGAGGCTGTCCGCGACTTTGAAGAACCTTCATGAAACGCAAATGGCAGGCGTTGATGAGAGCCCATACGATAAAACCAGCAACAGCTGTGATGTTCAAGAGCCAGGTAAAAACAGTCTCGCCACTCTGCGACAAGTTGAGGAAGGCGAGCAAACCGAGCAGTGAGCAGAAGGCGACGGACCAGTACGGGGTGCCGTATCGGTTGGTCCTCTTGAAGACGGCCGGGGCCAGGCCTTCGTCAGCAAGGGCGTACAAAATGCGAGTGCTGGAATAAACGTCGGAGCTAGCGGCCGAAAGCACGGCAGTCAACAAGACGGCATTGATGATATCGGGAAGGACCTGGACGCCGGCAAGCTTGGCAACAATGACGAGAGGCGAGGCAGAGGCATTCTGAGCCGTGCTCTGCAAGTCGGCGTTGTCATAGGGAATGTTGATtccgatgaagaagacggtgccaacgaagaggacgaaATTGCCCCAGAAAGTCCACCGTATAGCCTGGGGAATGGCCTTGCGAGGATTCTCGGTCTCGCCAGCACCAATACCGACAAGCTCGGATCCCTGGTAGCTGAAGCCAGCCGTGATCAGGACGGACCAGAAGCCGACAAACTTGCCAGAGGCGCCCGACACGACGTACTCTGCAAAGGCACCAGGATACGTCCAGTACCTGAAGCCAATATAGCCCTGGTCTCCAGCGCCGGCATTAATACACATGCCGAAGATGATGAAACCAATCACGGTCACGACCTTGATGCTAGAGAACCACATTTCCATCTCACCAAAGTACCTGACGGGGAAGAAGTTGACAGCAGTGAAGATGACCCAGAAGATGGCAATCCAGACACCAATGTTGACAGCCTGCGTCCAGTATTGGATGATGAGACCGGCAGCTGTAAGTTCGAGACCAAAGGTAATGGACCAGCTGAACCAGTAGATCCAGCCCATGGCAAAGCCCAAGGTAGGATCAACAAAGCGGCTCGCATAGACAGTGAaggcaccagcaacaggCATGTAGGCAGCCATCTCACCGAGGGCAACCATGACGGAGTAAACGACGAGACCAATGAAGACGAAGCCGATGAGTAGCGAAGCCGGACCGGCCTTGGCTAGGGCAGCACCGGTTCCGAGGAACAAGCCAGTGCCAAAGGTAGCACCAATGGCGATGAACTGCAAATGACGACCCTGCAAAGATCGCGTCAGGCCCGACTGGCCCGCCTCTACATCCTCtgcgcccttcttctccgtcgCCGGCTCATTGCTGGCTCGCGGGGTCTTTTCGTCGGCCATTGTCGTGGCCGGTGTCTACCTCGAAATCTGTTGAATCGATTCCAAGGGAGAATGGTATGCCTCGTGTCTGTCTCTGCGTGTTCCACCGTCGACTTGCCAGGTAGGGGGCGGCGTTGGGGAAAGAAATTACTCAGGTTAGCTGGGAGAGAGAAGAATTTTCGCCCGATGCCAAGGGGTGCGAAGGGAAGGCAATGGGCCGCGCCAGGATGGAAGCGCACGGGGGACCAGGTTGGTAGGCAAGCAATTGACGACAGACGACAGACGACCGACGACCGACGACAGAGCAGCAGGCAGCACAAGAATGGACGACGGCGAATATCGACAATGGGAAGGGTGGGCGAATGTTGTGGTGCGGGCAGGTGAGTCCTCTCATGGACGGGTCATCGGTCTTTATTATACAAACGGCGTGGCATGACTAGCACGAGACGAGGCAGGCAAAAAGTTACATATCAGCCAcgcccatgcccatgccagAGACCCTTCTGGATCCTAGCACAGTTGCAAAAGGAACAGCTTCTAGAGCACCGTCTATCAGCAACCGCCCCATCTGGCCCCATCCGATAGGCAAAATTTGTCCGTTTACGATGCAATTGACTAACAACTCCACGTGGGCAGCGTGGGCGGAAACAGCAGAGACATTGAGGCCCATGTCTGGGGCGGACAGTCAGAGTCACCTTTGCTGGCCGGCACCGGGCGCATTGTCTTGTTGATGCACAGagtcgaggaggaggaggaatgtGCAAAGAAGGCTGCAGGGAAACTCGTTAGCGCCGCCACCCGCACCACCCATGCAGCCAAGCAGCCGATGGC
The DNA window shown above is from Metarhizium brunneum chromosome 1, complete sequence and carries:
- the ALP1 gene encoding Basic amino-acid permease; the protein is MADEKTPRASNEPATEKKGAEDVEAGQSGLTRSLQGRHLQFIAIGATFGTGLFLGTGAALAKAGPASLLIGFVFIGLVVYSVMVALGEMAAYMPVAGAFTVYASRFVDPTLGFAMGWIYWFSWSITFGLELTAAGLIIQYWTQAVNIGVWIAIFWVIFTAVNFFPVRYFGEMEMWFSSIKVVTVIGFIIFGMCINAGAGDQGYIGFRYWTYPGAFAEYVVSGASGKFVGFWSVLITAGFSYQGSELVGIGAGETENPRKAIPQAIRWTFWGNFVLFVGTVFFIGINIPYDNADLQSTAQNASASPLVIVAKLAGVQVLPDIINAVLLTAVLSAASSDVYSSTRILYALADEGLAPAVFKRTNRYGTPYWSVAFCSLLGLLAFLNLSQSGETVFTWLLNITAVAGFIVWALINACHLRFMKVLQSRGQPRSSLPYVAPFQPYLSWFGLFFNILILLTSGFTVFIKWNTSDFFVNYVSILLFIVLYLGHKVVFRTKMIKIEDIDLTMGRTEI